From a region of the Candidatus Azobacteroides pseudotrichonymphae genomovar. CFP2 genome:
- a CDS encoding 4Fe-4S dicluster domain-containing protein, with translation MSTKLLREKSYFKWVKRLLDNQKTYGAVSQGKRISYQCITSPEELAKDFVVPNMSAKSFVFPPIENLFAFIKKKDKVDIRDINLDAFSKKTIIGVRPCDAIGIKNLRAIFKWSPEDPIFRKRLEKITIISYACNKNDDYCFCTSMGGGPGNTQGSDILLTQVDTGDYITEIITTKGEFAVSTAPELFEEIKTDLQKEKYLAKVPIRVNDTHLKEKINRASDSSVFDEYAMRCIGCNICAFVCPVCTCFDIQDESKGNKGHRLRCWDSCGNKLFTLQASGHNPRYTQGMRWKQRLMHKFSYMPERIQVRGCVGCGRCSRYCPVDMDISEHLTTIVN, from the coding sequence ATGTCAACCAAACTATTACGAGAAAAATCATATTTCAAATGGGTAAAACGACTATTAGATAATCAAAAAACATATGGAGCTGTTTCTCAAGGGAAGCGAATATCCTACCAATGCATTACTTCGCCTGAAGAATTAGCAAAAGATTTCGTTGTCCCAAATATGTCGGCAAAGTCATTTGTTTTTCCCCCTATAGAAAATCTATTTGCTTTTATCAAAAAAAAAGACAAAGTAGATATCAGAGATATAAATTTAGATGCTTTTTCGAAAAAGACGATAATAGGAGTTCGTCCCTGTGACGCTATAGGCATTAAAAATTTAAGAGCCATTTTTAAGTGGTCCCCAGAAGATCCTATCTTCAGGAAACGATTAGAGAAGATAACTATTATTAGTTATGCTTGTAATAAAAATGACGATTATTGCTTTTGTACCTCCATGGGCGGGGGCCCTGGTAATACGCAAGGAAGTGATATTTTACTCACTCAAGTAGACACAGGAGATTATATTACAGAAATCATAACAACTAAAGGAGAATTTGCAGTATCTACTGCCCCAGAGCTATTTGAAGAAATTAAAACAGATTTACAAAAAGAAAAATATTTAGCAAAAGTACCTATTCGTGTCAATGACACTCACTTAAAAGAAAAGATCAACAGAGCATCTGATTCATCTGTATTTGATGAATATGCTATGCGGTGTATAGGTTGTAACATCTGTGCATTTGTTTGTCCCGTTTGTACTTGCTTTGATATTCAAGATGAGAGTAAAGGGAACAAAGGACATCGTTTACGATGCTGGGATAGTTGTGGAAACAAATTATTTACTCTTCAAGCTTCAGGACATAACCCCCGTTATACGCAAGGGATGCGTTGGAAACAACGATTAATGCACAAATTCTCATATATGCCGGAACGGATTCAAGTAAGAGGTTGTGTAGGATGCGGGCGTTGCTCGAGATATTGTCCAGTAGATATGGATATAAGTGAACACTTAACAACTATTGTTAATTAA
- the eno gene encoding phosphopyruvate hydratase: protein MKIVKVIGREILDSRGNPTIEVDVHLESGFIGRASVPSGASTGKNEALELRDGDKQRFLGKGVLKAVSNINKIIAPALLSRNVFDQRGIDKVMLSLDGTSTKSKLGANAILGVSLAVARAAAEYLQIPLYRYIGGVNTYILPIPMMNIINGGSHSDAPIAFQEFMIRPIGASSFREGLRMGVEVFHALKKVLHDRGLSTAVGDEGGFAPTLKGTEDALESIIQAIDNAGYKPVEDITIGLDCASSEFYKNGIYDYTKFEGTIGARRTSIQQVEYLSELVSKYPIDSIEDGMSENDWDGWKLLTSKIGNKVQLVGDDLFVTNVEFLKKGIEQGCANSILVKVNQIGSLTETLDSIEMAHRANYNSVVSHRSGETEDSTIADIAVATNSGQIKTGSLSRSDRMAKYNQLLRIEEELGDKAFYGYKALKMC from the coding sequence ATGAAGATTGTAAAAGTTATTGGTAGGGAAATTCTGGATTCTAGAGGAAATCCTACAATAGAGGTAGATGTGCATTTAGAATCGGGGTTCATTGGTCGTGCATCTGTTCCTTCGGGGGCTTCTACAGGTAAGAATGAAGCTTTGGAATTGCGAGACGGAGATAAACAACGTTTTTTGGGCAAAGGCGTTCTGAAAGCAGTAAGTAATATTAATAAAATTATCGCTCCTGCCTTACTTAGTCGTAATGTCTTTGATCAACGAGGGATAGATAAGGTTATGCTATCGTTAGATGGAACATCTACAAAATCAAAATTAGGAGCTAATGCCATATTGGGCGTTTCGTTAGCCGTAGCTCGTGCTGCTGCTGAATATTTACAGATACCGTTGTATAGATATATTGGGGGAGTAAATACTTATATTTTACCCATTCCAATGATGAATATCATCAATGGTGGAAGTCATTCCGATGCTCCTATTGCATTTCAAGAATTTATGATTCGTCCTATAGGAGCTTCCTCTTTTAGAGAGGGGTTGCGTATGGGTGTGGAAGTATTTCATGCTTTGAAGAAAGTATTGCACGATAGAGGATTGAGTACTGCAGTAGGTGATGAGGGTGGATTTGCTCCTACTTTGAAAGGCACAGAAGATGCTTTGGAATCTATTATTCAAGCAATTGACAATGCAGGTTATAAACCAGTTGAGGATATAACTATTGGATTGGATTGTGCCTCGTCCGAATTTTATAAAAATGGTATTTATGATTATACCAAGTTTGAAGGTACTATAGGTGCTAGAAGAACCTCTATTCAACAAGTCGAATATTTGTCTGAATTAGTTAGTAAATATCCAATTGATTCTATTGAAGACGGTATGAGTGAAAATGATTGGGATGGTTGGAAATTGCTTACTAGTAAAATTGGGAATAAAGTTCAGTTGGTAGGAGATGATTTATTTGTTACTAATGTAGAATTTTTGAAAAAGGGTATTGAACAGGGATGTGCTAATTCTATTCTTGTTAAAGTTAATCAAATTGGTTCCTTAACCGAAACATTGGATTCTATCGAGATGGCTCATCGTGCAAACTATAATTCGGTAGTTTCTCATCGTTCTGGTGAAACAGAAGATTCTACAATTGCTGATATTGCTGTAGCAACTAATTCTGGACAAATTAAAACAGGTTCATTGAGCCGTTCTGACCGTATGGCAAAATATAACCAATTGCTTCGCATAGAAGAAGAATTAGGAGACAAGGCTTTTTATGGATATAAAGCTTTGAAAATGTGTTGA
- the ileS gene encoding isoleucine--tRNA ligase, translating to MNNKNQKFPEYKELNLAKINQEMLQYWETYDTFHRSIKIRKGGPSFVFYEGPPSANGIPGIHHVMARSIKDVFCRYKTMKGFQVKRRAGWDTHGLPVELGVEKALNITKEDIEKKIPIEEYNTACRKTVMKHTKEWEDLTRKMGYWIDMNNPYITYDNQYIETLWWLLKELYKKGLLYKGYTIQPYSPAAGTGLSTHELNQPGCYRDIKDTTCIAQFKIINPLAEMSAFGDAFFLAWTTTPWTLPSNTALCIGINIEYIAVQSYNPYTGLPLTAVIAKDLLFTHFDNKALNIPLEAYRYGDKLIPFKITGSWKGSELVGMKYEQLIPWISPEKEAFRIIAGDFVATDSGTGIVHIAPTFGTDDYKVAKANDIPLLMVMDKNGIYRPMVDSTGRFFRLEDLDKDFIEKKINISLYSEFAGRFVKNAYDDNLINSDTNLDIDICVMLKQQNRAFKIEKHIHSYPYCWRTDKPVLYYPLDSWFIRTTAVKDRMIELNNTINWKPQSIGQGRFSKWLENLQDWNLSRSRYWGTPLPIWCTEDGTEEKCIGSIKELMEEIQKAIEAGLMAENSYQDFKYIDLHRPYVDKIVLISESGKPMRRETDLIDVWFDSGAMPYAQLHYPFDNTELIDNGFFFPADFISEGTDQTRGWFFTLHAISVMVKDSVAFRNVISSGLVLDKNGNKMSKRLGNTIDPFEIIATYGSDPLRWYMITNSLPWDNLKFNTKGIEEVRRKFFDTLHNTYSFFALYANVDNFNYWKSEIPLEKRPEIDRWILSLLNSLIKEVDEQLSTYEPTHAARSIKNFVNDNLSNWYVRLNRKRFWKSGKLDTDKLSAYQTLYICLKTISQLISPIAPFYADKLYIDLVQKTQISVHLSDFPVANEVLIDKFLEEKMQIAQDISSMVLALRRKVNIKVRQPLSSIIVAVLNSRQKESVEAVQTLILNETNVEEIRYVGSTEGILIKKIKLDFRRIGPRYGKIAKDLKKSISNISQESISQLEQIGKISVQVSGQPIEISLEDVKIVSEDIPGWLVANNGKWTVALDITITDKLKKVGIARELVNRIQKIRKTNGYKITDRINLTIQSDRRTNEAIKENKQYIATQTLANSIIISDNLIKKIKLDLGDINLLVDITKDSE from the coding sequence ATGAATAATAAGAATCAAAAATTCCCCGAATATAAAGAGCTAAATTTGGCAAAAATTAATCAAGAGATGTTACAATATTGGGAAACATATGATACATTTCATCGCAGTATAAAAATCAGAAAAGGAGGTCCTTCATTTGTCTTTTATGAAGGACCTCCTTCTGCAAATGGTATACCTGGTATCCATCATGTTATGGCACGAAGTATCAAAGACGTCTTTTGCCGCTACAAAACTATGAAAGGTTTTCAAGTAAAACGAAGAGCTGGCTGGGATACACATGGGTTACCCGTAGAATTAGGAGTAGAAAAAGCCCTGAACATTACAAAAGAAGATATCGAAAAAAAAATTCCTATAGAAGAATACAACACGGCTTGCCGAAAAACTGTAATGAAACATACCAAAGAATGGGAAGATTTGACACGCAAAATGGGTTATTGGATAGACATGAATAATCCATACATTACCTATGATAATCAATACATCGAAACACTTTGGTGGTTACTAAAAGAACTTTATAAAAAAGGATTGTTATACAAGGGATACACTATTCAACCTTATTCCCCTGCAGCAGGGACTGGATTAAGTACACATGAATTAAATCAGCCAGGATGTTACCGAGACATAAAAGACACGACGTGTATAGCTCAATTCAAAATCATAAATCCGTTGGCAGAAATGTCAGCCTTTGGTGATGCTTTCTTTTTAGCATGGACAACTACTCCTTGGACTTTGCCATCAAATACTGCCCTATGCATAGGTATAAACATCGAATATATAGCTGTTCAGTCCTACAATCCATATACTGGGCTGCCACTTACTGCTGTAATAGCAAAAGATTTGCTTTTTACTCATTTCGATAACAAGGCATTGAATATACCTCTAGAAGCATATCGTTATGGAGATAAACTGATTCCTTTCAAAATAACTGGCTCATGGAAAGGATCGGAATTGGTAGGGATGAAATATGAACAATTGATACCTTGGATAAGTCCTGAAAAAGAGGCATTCCGTATCATTGCTGGTGACTTTGTAGCTACTGATAGCGGTACAGGAATTGTTCACATCGCACCTACGTTTGGTACAGATGATTATAAAGTAGCAAAAGCTAATGATATTCCTCTTTTAATGGTGATGGACAAAAATGGAATTTATCGTCCAATGGTAGATAGTACAGGTAGATTCTTTCGTTTGGAAGATTTGGATAAAGATTTTATAGAAAAAAAAATCAATATTTCACTTTATAGTGAATTTGCTGGTAGATTTGTAAAAAATGCCTATGACGATAATTTAATAAATTCGGACACGAATCTCGATATTGATATTTGTGTCATGTTGAAACAACAAAATCGTGCATTCAAAATAGAAAAACACATTCATAGTTATCCATATTGCTGGCGTACTGATAAACCAGTACTTTATTATCCATTAGATAGCTGGTTTATTCGAACAACAGCTGTTAAGGACCGAATGATCGAACTAAACAATACTATTAATTGGAAGCCTCAGTCCATTGGACAAGGACGATTCAGCAAGTGGTTAGAAAATCTTCAAGATTGGAACTTATCCCGTTCTCGCTATTGGGGAACACCTCTTCCCATCTGGTGTACTGAAGATGGAACAGAAGAAAAATGTATTGGCTCAATCAAAGAACTAATGGAAGAAATCCAAAAAGCAATTGAAGCTGGATTGATGGCAGAAAATTCTTATCAAGATTTTAAATATATTGACTTACATCGTCCATATGTAGATAAGATTGTATTGATTTCCGAATCTGGTAAACCTATGAGACGAGAAACAGATTTGATCGATGTTTGGTTTGATTCAGGAGCAATGCCATATGCTCAATTGCATTATCCGTTTGACAATACTGAATTGATAGATAATGGTTTTTTCTTCCCAGCCGATTTCATTTCTGAAGGTACAGATCAAACTCGGGGTTGGTTTTTTACTCTACATGCAATCAGTGTAATGGTTAAGGATTCAGTAGCATTCCGTAATGTAATATCGAGTGGATTAGTATTAGATAAGAACGGGAACAAAATGTCAAAACGTTTAGGCAATACAATTGACCCATTTGAAATTATTGCAACTTATGGGTCGGATCCATTACGCTGGTATATGATTACCAATTCATTACCTTGGGATAATCTGAAATTTAATACAAAAGGAATAGAAGAAGTGCGCCGTAAATTTTTCGATACATTACATAATACCTATTCTTTCTTTGCTTTATATGCCAATGTAGACAATTTTAACTACTGGAAATCCGAAATTCCTTTAGAAAAACGCCCAGAAATAGACCGTTGGATTCTTTCACTTCTGAATTCACTCATAAAAGAAGTAGATGAACAGTTATCGACATACGAACCCACTCATGCTGCTCGTTCTATCAAAAATTTTGTTAATGACAACTTGAGTAATTGGTATGTTCGTCTCAATCGCAAACGCTTTTGGAAAAGCGGTAAACTAGACACAGATAAACTCTCTGCTTATCAAACACTTTATATTTGTTTAAAAACTATCTCTCAACTAATATCACCAATTGCTCCATTTTATGCAGATAAATTATATATCGATTTGGTTCAAAAAACTCAAATTTCTGTCCACCTGTCCGATTTTCCTGTTGCGAATGAAGTATTAATAGACAAATTTTTAGAAGAAAAAATGCAAATAGCTCAAGATATTTCTTCTATGGTGTTGGCATTACGTAGAAAGGTTAACATTAAGGTACGTCAGCCATTGTCGTCCATCATTGTTGCAGTTTTAAATAGTCGACAAAAGGAATCAGTAGAAGCTGTACAAACATTGATATTGAATGAAACAAACGTAGAAGAAATCAGATATGTAGGTAGCACAGAAGGTATTTTAATAAAGAAGATTAAGCTTGATTTTAGAAGGATAGGACCCCGCTACGGCAAGATAGCGAAAGATTTAAAAAAATCCATTTCAAACATATCGCAAGAGTCTATTTCTCAATTGGAACAAATTGGAAAAATTTCTGTTCAGGTATCTGGACAACCAATAGAAATCAGTCTCGAAGATGTAAAAATTGTATCCGAAGATATACCGGGGTGGTTAGTAGCCAATAATGGTAAATGGACAGTAGCATTGGATATTACTATTACCGATAAATTGAAAAAAGTAGGTATTGCTCGCGAATTAGTTAATCGTATTCAAAAAATTCGCAAAACTAATGGATATAAAATTACAGATAGAATTAATTTAACTATTCAATCTGATAGACGCACAAATGAGGCAATAAAAGAAAATAAACAATATATTGCTACTCAAACACTTGCCAATAGTATTATAATATCGGATAATCTAATTAAGAAAATTAAATTAGACCTAGGAGATATCAACTTGTTAGTTGATATAACAAAAGATTCAGAGTAA
- a CDS encoding TraR/DksA family transcriptional regulator — translation MSKGKRYSDEELEEFRTLILEKLTIAEQDYNLLKSTLVDRDGNDTIDSSPVYKTLEEGGAALSREETNRLAQRQLQFMQSLKAALKRIENKTYGICRITGELIPKKRLRAVPHSTLSIEAKKKKE, via the coding sequence ATGAGTAAGGGGAAAAGATATTCGGATGAAGAACTTGAAGAATTTAGAACTCTAATATTGGAAAAATTAACAATAGCAGAACAAGACTACAATTTGTTGAAGTCTACTCTAGTAGATAGAGATGGAAATGATACTATCGACTCGTCTCCCGTATACAAAACTTTGGAAGAAGGCGGTGCTGCTCTCTCCAGAGAAGAAACTAATCGCTTAGCACAAAGACAATTACAATTTATGCAAAGTCTAAAAGCTGCCTTGAAACGTATAGAAAATAAAACTTATGGCATATGTCGTATTACGGGGGAACTCATTCCTAAGAAAAGACTACGTGCTGTACCTCACTCAACATTAAGCATTGAAGCGAAAAAAAAGAAAGAGTAA
- a CDS encoding lipoprotein signal peptidase, with protein sequence MKMSKGFWAIVLITFILLEDQAIKIWIKTHVPLYKDIYITHWFHICFIENNGMAMGIEITAKLFLSIFRIIVSTGIACYLYGLVKRNFELGYILCISMIFAGAIGNIIDSIFYGVIFSNSTSQIVSTLFPFKGYATWLHGKVVDMFYMPFFKFSLPTWIPFVGGDEFIFFRYIFNLADVSVCTGIAILLCFYRNTFYTSFEKNLS encoded by the coding sequence ATGAAAATGTCGAAAGGATTTTGGGCAATTGTACTCATAACATTTATTCTTTTAGAAGACCAAGCTATCAAGATTTGGATAAAAACTCATGTGCCCCTATATAAGGATATATATATCACCCATTGGTTTCATATATGCTTTATAGAAAATAATGGTATGGCTATGGGAATAGAAATAACAGCAAAGCTATTTTTATCCATTTTTCGTATCATTGTTTCCACTGGAATTGCTTGTTATCTTTATGGATTGGTGAAAAGAAATTTCGAATTGGGATATATTCTTTGCATATCCATGATTTTTGCCGGAGCGATTGGAAATATTATAGATAGCATTTTTTATGGGGTTATTTTTAGCAATAGTACTTCTCAAATTGTATCCACTCTTTTCCCATTTAAAGGATATGCAACATGGTTGCATGGAAAAGTAGTAGATATGTTTTATATGCCTTTTTTTAAATTTTCTCTACCTACATGGATACCCTTTGTAGGAGGAGATGAATTTATATTTTTCCGTTATATCTTTAATCTAGCAGATGTTTCCGTTTGCACAGGAATTGCTATTTTGTTGTGTTTCTACCGAAACACATTTTACACGAGTTTCGAAAAAAACTTATCATAA
- a CDS encoding DUF1599 domain-containing protein has product MEEFNHAIVICRDLFERKLKDYGASWRLMRPQSVTDQILIKTKRIRNLEMKNCSIVDETMEDDLMAIANYGIIGLIQLNLGFSSIVDMDNDQIMKLYDEHIKETEKLMQAKNHDYDDAWESMRTSSYVDFILTKIFRIKQIEQNGGKASSSEGIDRNYMDIINYALFALILTNRSK; this is encoded by the coding sequence ATGGAAGAGTTTAATCATGCAATAGTTATTTGTCGAGATTTATTTGAAAGGAAGCTTAAGGATTATGGTGCTTCGTGGCGTCTCATGCGACCACAATCAGTTACCGACCAGATCCTCATCAAGACAAAACGTATTCGTAATTTAGAAATGAAAAACTGTTCCATAGTAGATGAGACCATGGAAGATGATCTGATGGCAATTGCCAATTATGGAATAATTGGTTTAATTCAACTGAATCTTGGATTTTCCTCTATAGTGGATATGGACAATGACCAAATAATGAAGCTGTATGATGAACATATAAAAGAAACAGAAAAGTTAATGCAAGCAAAGAACCACGATTATGATGATGCATGGGAAAGTATGCGTACCAGTAGCTATGTGGACTTTATTCTGACGAAGATTTTCCGTATCAAACAAATTGAACAAAATGGAGGAAAAGCTTCTTCAAGTGAAGGGATAGATAGAAATTATATGGACATCATTAACTATGCTCTCTTTGCACTCATATTAACGAATAGGAGCAAATAA
- a CDS encoding peptide MFS transporter — translation MFKNHPIGLYTLALTNTCERFGHYTMLAVFTLFLQVKFGLTASYTATILGVFLGVVYFTPLLGGIIADKWWGYRKTIKIGIFIMFSGYFLLAFCIKFLSQDVLYVVFLALLTISIGIGFFKGNLQVLVGNLYDASEQQNQRDNAFSIYYMALNIGTLFAPTVAEKITNFVLVKSGLFYNAKIPALTHQFLDGTIDIQGKAELIKLAAMQQIGITDLTSFSRFYISKLSESYDYVFWMACLIHIALMLIYLFFRKTYEPVDCHPQQLIFNSEKKTEVLPTQQQIKERIIALIQVYFIVIFFWMSFDQNWLTLTFFARDYTAQLVTGLNRIEFDVISLSLIALAIYSLFGIFQCKGKRVKWVPVGILMVSITLIFIKYYCIPPAIKIYPELFQQFNPFFVIALTPVFVYLFCYLAKKKKEPSAPCKIGIGMMIASLGYIILAIGSVGLATPIELKSLGGVSNQLVSPNWLIVTYLTLTAAELLLSPIGISLVSKIAPPQYKGMMMGGWFVSTAIGGYLVSLIGYLWNNMQLWKVWGILVICCLISALYTFSIMKRLEKISK, via the coding sequence ATGTTCAAAAATCATCCTATAGGATTATATACCCTGGCGCTAACGAATACTTGCGAACGCTTTGGACATTATACCATGCTTGCTGTTTTTACATTGTTTCTTCAAGTAAAATTTGGACTTACAGCTTCCTATACTGCAACTATACTAGGTGTTTTTCTAGGTGTCGTTTATTTTACTCCTCTACTTGGAGGAATTATAGCTGATAAATGGTGGGGCTACAGAAAGACAATTAAAATTGGAATTTTTATTATGTTCAGCGGATATTTCCTGCTTGCTTTCTGTATTAAATTTCTTAGTCAAGACGTACTATACGTAGTGTTTCTTGCACTTTTAACAATCTCAATTGGCATAGGTTTTTTTAAAGGAAATCTTCAAGTATTAGTGGGTAATCTCTATGATGCTTCTGAACAACAAAATCAACGAGATAATGCTTTCAGCATCTACTATATGGCGCTTAATATCGGTACTCTTTTCGCTCCCACTGTTGCTGAAAAAATAACAAACTTCGTTCTTGTCAAAAGCGGATTATTTTATAATGCAAAAATTCCGGCTTTAACCCATCAATTTTTAGATGGAACGATTGATATCCAAGGCAAAGCTGAATTAATCAAATTGGCAGCAATGCAGCAAATTGGAATAACAGACTTAACTAGTTTCAGTAGATTTTATATAAGCAAATTATCAGAATCGTACGACTATGTATTTTGGATGGCTTGTCTCATTCATATTGCTCTAATGCTTATTTATCTTTTTTTTAGAAAAACTTATGAACCAGTTGATTGTCATCCACAACAATTGATCTTCAATTCCGAAAAAAAAACAGAAGTTCTACCTACTCAACAACAAATTAAAGAAAGAATCATTGCACTTATACAGGTTTATTTTATAGTCATATTTTTTTGGATGTCGTTTGACCAAAACTGGCTTACATTGACTTTTTTTGCACGAGATTATACAGCACAGCTCGTAACAGGTCTAAATCGTATTGAATTCGACGTAATTAGTCTATCATTAATCGCATTAGCGATATATAGTTTATTTGGTATTTTTCAATGCAAAGGTAAAAGAGTGAAATGGGTTCCTGTAGGTATACTAATGGTATCAATTACCTTAATTTTTATTAAATATTATTGTATACCGCCGGCTATTAAAATTTATCCAGAACTTTTTCAACAATTTAATCCGTTCTTTGTAATAGCACTGACCCCTGTTTTTGTATACCTATTTTGTTATTTAGCCAAAAAAAAGAAGGAACCTTCCGCTCCTTGTAAAATAGGAATAGGCATGATGATCGCTTCATTGGGATACATAATTCTCGCTATAGGTTCTGTTGGTTTGGCAACTCCTATTGAATTAAAAAGTTTGGGAGGAGTAAGTAATCAACTAGTATCACCCAATTGGTTAATAGTAACCTATCTCACTCTTACTGCTGCCGAATTATTGCTAAGCCCAATAGGTATTTCTCTTGTATCAAAAATAGCCCCACCTCAATATAAAGGGATGATGATGGGAGGTTGGTTTGTTTCTACGGCTATTGGAGGCTATTTAGTTTCTCTTATTGGTTATTTATGGAATAATATGCAATTATGGAAAGTCTGGGGGATACTTGTAATTTGCTGTTTGATATCAGCTCTATACACATTCTCCATTATGAAAAGATTAGAAAAAATATCTAAATGA
- a CDS encoding type I restriction enzyme HsdR N-terminal domain-containing protein encodes MYDLNLPLADLKIRKQWNKEYVFDRLRKQYVRLTPEEWVRQHFVNYFIHYKHYPEGLLANEICIKFGKMNRRCDTILYDYLFQARMVVEYKSPVITLTQKCIEQIVRYNMSLKVSWLIVSNGLQHYCCNVDERGKYVFMKVIPEYHDL; translated from the coding sequence ATGTATGATTTGAACCTTCCTCTTGCCGATTTAAAAATAAGAAAACAATGGAATAAGGAATATGTTTTTGATCGTTTGAGAAAACAATATGTTCGTTTAACACCAGAAGAATGGGTACGGCAACATTTTGTTAATTATTTTATCCATTACAAGCATTATCCTGAAGGTTTGTTAGCAAATGAGATTTGTATTAAGTTTGGGAAAATGAATCGTAGATGCGATACAATTCTATACGACTATTTATTCCAAGCTCGAATGGTTGTCGAATATAAATCACCTGTCATAACACTTACCCAAAAATGTATTGAGCAGATTGTTCGTTATAATATGAGTTTGAAAGTATCTTGGTTAATTGTTAGCAATGGATTACAGCACTATTGCTGTAATGTAGATGAGCGGGGGAAATATGTTTTTATGAAAGTAATACCAGAATATCATGATTTGTAA
- the holA gene encoding DNA polymerase III subunit delta, with amino-acid sequence MTKNTSFKTIENAIRAKQFMPIYLFQGEESYYTDLLTNLLIQSVLDEVEKDLNQTIVYGSETNVPSIINICRKYPMMAKRQLIVIKEAQALKNINDLIHYVKQPLSSTILVINYKYGKLEGRKKLVDEIAKVGIIFESKKIINSKIPDFIIDYLKGKQIEINFQIAKIITDHLGNDLSKIVKELDKLSIVIPIDQKRITADLIEKNIGISKDFNNFELQNAVAVRDILKVNRIAFYFEQNPRNNPLILTLNVLFGFFVNLMICQYEKDQSQKHLMQVLGFKWNFQIANYIQAIKHYKPTKTMNNISLIRQYDAKAKGVKNFSVNQGKLLVELLYKLMH; translated from the coding sequence ATGACAAAAAATACAAGCTTCAAAACAATAGAAAATGCTATACGGGCAAAACAATTCATGCCTATATACCTATTTCAAGGAGAAGAAAGTTATTACACAGATCTACTAACTAATTTATTGATACAATCAGTTTTGGACGAAGTAGAAAAAGATCTTAACCAAACCATTGTTTATGGGTCAGAAACAAATGTCCCAAGTATTATTAATATTTGCCGAAAATATCCCATGATGGCAAAACGACAACTAATAGTTATAAAAGAAGCACAAGCATTGAAAAATATAAACGATTTAATTCACTATGTCAAACAGCCACTTTCCTCTACAATACTCGTCATCAACTATAAATATGGAAAATTGGAAGGAAGAAAAAAACTCGTTGACGAGATAGCTAAAGTAGGTATTATTTTTGAATCTAAGAAAATAATCAATAGTAAAATCCCTGATTTTATTATTGATTATTTAAAGGGAAAACAAATTGAAATAAATTTTCAAATAGCAAAAATTATAACCGATCATTTAGGAAATGATTTGAGTAAAATAGTTAAAGAACTAGATAAGCTTTCTATTGTTATACCCATTGATCAAAAGAGAATTACAGCCGATTTGATAGAAAAAAATATTGGTATCAGCAAAGATTTCAACAATTTCGAGTTGCAAAATGCTGTTGCCGTGAGAGATATATTAAAAGTCAATCGAATTGCTTTTTATTTTGAACAAAATCCCAGGAATAACCCTCTAATACTCACTTTAAATGTATTGTTTGGATTCTTTGTCAATCTTATGATTTGTCAATACGAAAAAGACCAATCCCAAAAACACCTTATGCAGGTTTTGGGATTTAAATGGAATTTTCAAATAGCTAATTATATACAAGCAATAAAACATTACAAACCAACTAAAACAATGAATAATATATCTCTCATTCGACAATATGATGCCAAGGCAAAAGGAGTGAAAAATTTTTCTGTAAATCAAGGAAAATTACTGGTAGAACTCCTTTATAAATTGATGCATTAA